From the Musa acuminata AAA Group cultivar baxijiao chromosome BXJ1-2, Cavendish_Baxijiao_AAA, whole genome shotgun sequence genome, one window contains:
- the LOC135608750 gene encoding eukaryotic translation initiation factor 4G-like isoform X1: MPTPTNASRAIPKAPSSQSAAGASNSAAPSVPSKGDTSSAFTLQFGSINPGMMNGLQIPARTSSSPPNLDEQKHEQACTESFRAVPALPTPPAPKQQQQQQQNRKDVSGAHQSSSGESHSLPEVKRNVHAPIPSAPVVPQPKSSVRPIPRMSVPMPMPFRPQQAQLPPQFIGPNPQMQSPSLAANSLQMPMTLPVGNNTRVVQQNYVPNIRPHLVQQQAVMHQGQSLRFAPPIGHQFSPQLGNLGTPIAPQFPQQQSGKFGGPHRTAVKITHPETHEELRFERKKDSVKEGAATVQRPLSSVIPQSQSIPTYTPSHQMNYYSPIQQTTYSQSQLIFPNTVPLVRGQMPTTSQAPRYNYPVSQSGQHLTFTSSSMVNSVPGGKPAFSLPRHSISGGTKFEVFPVSSSLPTTGQVTMKPPVSLQGEKVGLSLSRPPVVISMPSSMAEAPESAKISADDTVPNQRHTEYSPDGPSQQPKSSSGSLNNVQLPVTDSSSTAAVPLLSTLISLSEASSASETAAGDSGLVLTGNDCRKREPARISDSLKDNQRKPSKKDVRNCQQQHQLDAASPEGARLSPSKATKVGSVGTQEVSTKTENIQTHSAFDLPRPIRTSPQAEDSISPEVVASEPVEGKIMPTASDSFGSISEREAHHDSALGYVGSFGAASDDVSIKDYVRAEATTSLGLMVDGTDSESLGANLSVVNTILDYRREELGKSEASNDPSQDFTISKACPSSALAKSSEITDEVMMLKQNDGIGKSWEVKSSKYDEVDIKLLSGSNDDVGREVQESMTLDKLKRPIDTSLHLNDSETAFDKNLSSASDVNDKLDTSSTKCEMKYSEDVGLTDSGVALLETAAVHDTSLSEVVQKPESKALDLPDDKLASATSLGQKEKPLLETLKPKVTAGKKKKRKEMLSKADAAGSSDLYNAYKCPEEKHEDFSRSESIDGSTADTKVAHLNSRSKEDGQNKAELDDWEVAADISSPKLKTSVHGQLAVGARKQCDDNGFEATNRKKYSRDFLMTLSQQFTEIPVGFEIASDIADVLMSISVGKSPSSSPGRIIDRSSGASRIDRRTGGTLDDEKWTSSPVSFGTGPVSGRVAANVSLRPGQGASHGVLRNHRGKTPNQFGGGIPSGLVQSQGSMPHGNAGADRWQQARGLIASPQIPLHAMHKAEKKYEIHKVSDKEEAKQRQLKGILNKLTPQNFDKLFDQVKEVNIDNAVTLTGVISQIFDKALTEPTFCEMYANFCLHLAGALPDFSENNEKITFKRLLLNKCQEEFERGEREQAEANQVEEEGDVKQSEEEREEKRLQARRRMLGNIRLIGELYKKKMLTERIMHECIKKLLGNCQNPDEEDVEALCKLMSTIGEMIDHAKAKEHMDAYFDMITKLSTNQKLSLRVRFMLKDAIDLRKNKWQQRRKVEGPKKIEEVHRDAAQERQAQSSRLARGPVINNIPRRSHAVDYSHRGSSSSTSSSSHQVGGPRGLPSHVRGHGAQDVRLEERHQSESRTMSLPLPHRGTNDDSITLGPQGGLARGMSIRGHSSISNVSAAESSPVVGDLHRMTPGPNGTNGMADRISGATYNQLSHQDHGNNYSSRDFKVLGPAFERSATSALPAGRTNDTLGSTLTAVSETGTFPEVLQEKSISAIKEYYSAKDENEVVLCIKELNAPSFYPTMISLWVSDSFERKDMERDLLAKLIINLCNSRDCLLSRAQLLQGFESVVSLLEDAVNDAPRAAEFLGRLFAIIVMEKVVPLRDLGRLILEGGEEPGRAREVGLAAEVLGSILETVKSKGGDSALNDILGSSNLQLEDFRPPQQIKSNKLDAFLQS; this comes from the exons ATGCCAACCCCTACAAATGCATCCCGAGCCATTCCTAAGGCACCATCTTCTCAATCTGCTGCTGGAGCTTCAAATTCTGCTGCACCATCGGTACCATCTAAAG GGGACACATCCAGCGCTTTTACTCTTCAGTTTGGCTCAATAAATCCTGGCATGATGAACGGATTGCAG ATTCCTGCTAGGACCAGCTCATCCCCGCCAAATCTGGATGAGCAGAAACATGAACAG GCTTGCACTGAGTCATTCAGGGCTGTCCCTGCGTTGCCTACACCTCCTGCCccaaaacagcagcagcagcagcaacagaacAGAAAGGATGTCAGTGGTGCTCATCAATCTAGCAGTGGGGAGTCCCATTCTTTACCTGAGGTAAAGAGGAATGTTCATGCCCCAATCCCTTCTGCTCCAGTTGTACCACAACCAAAATCATCTGTTCGTCCCATTCCTCGAATGTCTGTGCCTATGCCCATGCCATTTCGACCTCAGCAAGCACAACTTCCTCCTCAATTTATTGGACCCAACCCACAGATGCAATCACCAAGTCTTGCAGCCAATTCACTGCAAATGCCAATGACGTTACCTGTGGGGAATAACACCCGAGTTGTACAGCAGAATTATGTTCCTAATATCCGACCTCATCTTGTGCAACAACAGGCAGTGATGCACCAGGGGCAAAGTTTACGGTTTGCCCCTCCAATTGGTCATCAATTTTCCCCACAGTTAGGTAACTTGGGAACTCCCATTGCTCCACAATTCCCCCAACAGCAGTCTGGTAAATTCGGTGGCCCACATAGGACTGCAGTGAAGATAACACATCCAGAGACTCATGAAGAATTGAggtttgaaagaaaaaaagattctGTTAAGGAAGGTGCGGCCACCGTGCAGAGGCCACTTTCTAGTGTAATTCCTCAGTCTCAATCTATTCCAACATACACTCCCTCTCATCAGATGAATTACTACTCCCCTATACAGCAGACTACTTATAGCCAGTCTCAACTTATTTTCCCCAATACTGTTCCTCTGGTAAGGGGGCAGATGCCTACAACCTCACAGGCTCCCAGATATAATTATCCAGTTAGTCAATCTGGGCAACACTTGACCTTCACAAGCTCTTCTATGGTGAACAGTGTTCCTGGTGGCAAACCTGCATTTTCATTACCTCGGCATAGTATTTCTGGAGGGACTAAGTTTGAGGTGTTTCCAGTTTCCTCCTCCTTGCCCACTACAGGCCAGGTAACCATGAAGCCACCTGTTAGTTTACAAGGTGAGAAAGTTGGGCTGTCTTTGTCGAGGCCTCCTGTAGTAATTAGCATGCCTTCTAGCATGGCAGAAGCACCTGAATCAGCAAAGATTTCTGCGGATGATACTGTTCCTAATCAAAGACACACAGAATACAGTCCAGATGGACCTTCACAGCAGCCTAAATCAAGTTCAGGATCCTTAAATAATGTTCAGCTGCCTGTCACAGATTCAAGTTCTACTGCTGCTGTTCCTCTTCTCTCAACACTGATATCACTATCTGAAGCTTCATCAGCTTCTGAAACAGCAGCTGGTGATTCTGGATTAGTGCTCACTGGAAATGATTGCAGGAAAAGAGAACCTGCCCGAATATCTGATTCTTTGAAAGATAACCAGAGGAAGCCAAGTAAAAAGGATGTTAGAAACTGCCAACAGCAGCATCAG CTAGATGCAGCTTCTCCTGAAGGAGCAAGACTGTCTCCCTCAAAAGCTACTAAGGTTGGCTCTGTGGGAACTCAGGAAGTATCCACTAAAACTGAGAATATTCAGACTCATTCAGCATTTGATCTGCCTCGTCCAATAAGGACTTCTCCTCAAGCTGAAGACAGTATTTCTCCCGAAGTAGTAGCATCAGAACCAGTTGAAGGTAAGATAATGCCTACTGCATCTGACTCATTTGGATCAATATCTGAGAGGGAAGCACATCACGATTCTGCACTTGGTTATGTTGGCTCATTTGGTGCAGCATCTGATGATGTTTCTATCAAGGATTATGTCCGTGCTGAGGCTACAACTTCTTTGGGCCTTATGGTGGATGGAACTGACTCTGAAAGTTTGGGTGCCAACTTGAGTGTGGTTAACACGATTTTGGATTATAGGAGAGAGGAACTTGGGAAATCTGAAGCATCAAATGATCCATCACAAGATTTCACTATTTCTAAAGCATGTCCATCTtctgccttagcaaagtcttctgAGATCACAGATGAAGTTATGATGTTAAAACAAAATGATGGAATAGGAAAAAGTTGGGAAGTGAAATCTAGCAAGTATGACGAAGTGGACATCAAACTTCTTAGTGGCTCCAATGATGATGTCGGTCGTGAAGTGCAGGAAAGTATGACGCTAGATAAACTAAAAAGGCCTATAGATACATCTTTGCACTTAAATGAttctgaaactgcatttgataagaATCTTTCATCTGCCAGTGATGTGAATGATAAACTTGATACTTCTTCAACCAAATGTGAAATGAAATACAGCGAGGATGTTGGTTTAACTGATTCTGGTGTGGCACTTTTGGAGACAGCCGCTGTCCATGATACATCTCTTTCTGAGGTGGTACAGAAGCCAGAATCGAAAGCTTTGGATTTACCTGATGATAAATTGGCATCTGCAACAAGCTTGGGGCAGAAGGAGAAGCCTTTACTGGAGACCTTGAAACCTAAGGTTACTGctggaaaaaagaagaagagaaaggaaatgcTTTCTAAAGCAGATGCTGCAGGGAGTTCTGACCTTTATAATGCGTACAAGTGCCCAGAGGAAAAGCATGAAGATTTCAGTAGGTCAGAAAGTATAGATGGTTCAACGGCCGACACAAAGGTTGCACATCTAAATTCTCGAAGTAAGGAAGATGGACAGAATAAAGCTGAATTGGATGACTGGGAAGTTGCTGCTGACATATCATCACCAAAACTGAAAACATCAGTGCATGGGCAGCTAGCTGTGGGAGCAAGGAAGCAATGTGATGATAATGGTTTTGAAGCTACTAATCGAAAGAAATACTCAAGGGATTTTCTAATGACCCTCTCTCAGCAATTTACTGAGATTCCTGTGGGTTTTGAGATTGCTTCCGATATAGCAGACGTGTTGATGAGCATTTCAGTTGGAAAATCACCATCCTCAAGTCCTGGGAGGATCATAGATCGGTCATCAGGTGCTTCTCGGATAGACCGTCGTACAGGTGGCACTTTGGATGATGAAAAATGGACCAGCTCACCTGTCTCTTTTGGCACTGGCCCTGTCTCTGGGCGTGTAGCTGCAAATGTAAGTCTTCGTCCTGGGCAAGGTGCCAGTCATGGTGTTTTGAGAAATCATCGTGGGAAAACGCCCAATCAGTTTGGAGGAGGGATTCCATCAGGACTAGTGCAATCTCAAGGAAGCATGCCACATGGTAATGCTGGTGCAGACAGGTGGCAGCAGGCAAGAGGCTTAATAGCCTCTCCTCAAATACCCTTACATGCAATGCACAAAGCCGAGAAGAAGTATGAAATTCACAAAGTTTCTGATAAGGAAGAGGCAAAACAAAGACAACTAAAAGGCATCCTTAACAAATTGACTCCTCAAAATTTTGACAAGCTCTTTGACCAGGTTAAGGAAGTTAACATCGACAATGCTGTCACTCTTACTGGTGTCATCTCGCAGATCTTTGACAAAGCCTTGACGGAGCCTACCTTTTGTGAAATGTATGCTAATTTCTGTCTTCATCTTGCTGGTGCACTACCGGATTTCAGTGAAAACAATgaaaaaataactttcaaaagACTGCTCCTGAACAAATGTCAAGAGGAATTTGAAAGAGGGGAGAGAGAACAAGCTGAAGCAAACCAGGTCGAAGAGGAAGGTGACGTCAAACAGTCTGAAGAGGAGAGGGAAGAGAAAAGGCTCCAGGCCCGTAGGCGCATGTTAGGTAATATTCGGTTGATCGGGGAATTATACAAAAAGAAGATGTTAACTGAGAGAATTATGCATGAGTGCATCAAGAAGTTGCTGGGAAATTGTCAGAATCCTGATGAAGAGGATGTTGAAGCACTGTGCAAATTGATGAGTACAATTGGCGAGATGATAGACCATGCAAAGGCAAAGGAACATATGGATGCATATTTTGACATGATAACTAAGTTATCAACAAATCAGAAGCTGTCATTACGTGTTAGATTTATGTTGAAAGATGCAATTGATCTTAGGAAGAACAAATGGCAGCAAAGAAGGAAAGTTGAGGGGCCAAAGAAGATTGAGGAGGTTCACAGGGATGCTGCTCAAGAAAGGCAAGCTCAATCAAGTAGATTGGCTCGTGGCCCTGTCATCAATAATATTCCGAGACGTAGTCATGCAGTTGATTATAGCCACCGTGGGTCATCTTCATCGACCTCTTCAAGTTCCCATCAGGTTGGTGGGCCCCGTGGATTGCCATCTCATGTTCGTGGCCATGGAGCTCAAGATGTGCGGTTGGAGGAGAGACATCAGTCTGAATCGAGGACTATGTCACTTCCCCTTCCACATAGGGGTACTAATGATGATTCTATTACTCTTGGTCCTCAGGGTGGCCTGGCCAGGGGAATGTCTATCAGAGGACATTCATCAATATCTAATGTATCAGCTGCTGAAAGTTCTCCGGTTGTTGGGGATCTTCATAGAATGACACCGGGTCCCAATGGTACTAATGGTATGGCTGATAGGATTTCTGGAGCAACATACAATCAACTAAGTCATCAAGATCATGGTAATAACTACAGCAGCAGAGACTTTAAGGTTTTAGGTCCTGCTTTTGAGAGATCTGCCACATCTGCCCTACCTGCTGGGCGAACTAATGACACTTTAGGTAGCACCCTAACTGCAGTTTCTGAAACAGGAACATTTCCAGAAGTTCTGCAAGAAAAATCAATTTCAGCAATTAAAGAGTACTACAG CGCCAAGGATGAGAACGAGGTTGTATTGTGCATCAAGGAATTAAATGCTCCAAGTTTTTATCCTACCATGATATCATTATGGGTCAGCGACTCCTTTGAGAGAAAAGACATGGAAAGGGATCTTCTGGCGAAGCTTATAATCAACCTCTGCAATTCCAGAGATTGCTTGCTTAGTCGAGCACAGCTACTCCAAGG GTTTGAATCCGTTGTTTCTTTGTTGGAGGATGCTGTAAATGACGCCCCAAGAGCAGCAGAGTTTCTTGGTCGTCTATTTGCCATAATTGTTATGGAAAAAGTGGTGCCTTTGAGAGATTTAGGGAGACTGATACTTGAAGGAGGCGAGGAACCAGGTCGTGCGAGAGAGGTTGGACTTGCAGCAGAGGTTCTTGGTAGCATCCTCGAGACCGTAAAGTCAAAAGGAGGGGACTCCGCTTTGAATGACATTCTGGGTAGCTCCAATCTACAGCTAGAAGATTTCCGGCCTCCGCAGCAGATCAAATCCAATAAGTTGGATGCATTTCTTCAGAGTTAG